A segment of the Xenorhabdus bovienii SS-2004 genome:
AGAAGCTGCGCGAAGGGCAGTTAGACGACAAAGAAATCGAAATTGACGTCGCATCTGCACCTGTTGGCGTGGAAATCATGGCTCCTCCAGGCATGGAAGAGATGACCAACCAACTGCAATCTATGTTCCAGAACCTTGCTGGTCAGAAGCAAAAAACACGCAAAATGAAAATCAAGGATGCGTTCAAGCTGCTGGTGGAAGAAGAAGCCGCAAAACTGGTTAATCCTGAAGAGCTGAAACAGCAGGCCATTGATGCCGTTGAGCAGCACGGCATCGTCTTTATCGATGAGATCGATAAAATCTGTAAACGTGGCCAGACTTCCGGCCCAGATGTTTCCCGTGAAGGCGTCCAACGCGATCTGCTGCCACTGGTTGAAGGCTGCACCGTTTCTACCAAACACGGCATGGTAAAAACCGATCACATCCTGTTCATCGCCTCCGGCGCGTTTCAGGTTTCCAGCCCTTCCGACCTGATCCCTGAGCTTCAGGGTCGTCTGCCAATTCGTGTTGAGCTGCAAGCGCTGACAACAGAAGACTTTGAACGGATCCTGACAGAACCTAACGCTTCACTGACTGAACAGTATAAGGCGTTAATGGCGACAGAAGGCATGAATATCGATTTCACAACTGACGGCATCCGCAAACTCGCCGAAGCCGCATGGCGAGTAAATGAAACGACCGAAAATATTGGTGCCCGCCGTCTGTATACTGTGCTTGAACGCATGATGGAAGATATTTCTTTCGACGCCAGTGAACGTCAAGGACATTCGGTTGAAATCAATGCCGATTACGTTAAAGAGCATTTGGATGAGCTCGTTGCAGATGAAGATCTGAGCCGATTTATTTTATAATCGGCAACCTGAGCCTTATTCACTCGCAATGAAGAAATGGGAGGCTTGCCTCCCATTTCTTCATTTTCATTGCAATAAAATTTATCATACCAACAATACGTAATAACAATATGAATTCAACAACGTCTATCAGTCAGATGCAGGCATGGTTGGAAAGCTTGCGCCCCAAAACGCTCCCACTTGCCGTGGCAGCTGTCGTGAGCGGTTCTGCCCTTGCAGCATGGACAGGCCATTTCAAGTGGCCTGTGGCGTTGCTGGCTTTATTGACTGCTGCCCTGCTGCAAATCCTTTCCAACCTCGCCAATGATTATGGTGATGTCGCTAAAGGCAGCGATACAGAAAAGCGTATTGGCCCGATGCGTGGTATGCAAAAAGGTGTGATTACGGCCGAACAGATGAAAACCGCCTTGAAGATCACTGTGCTGACCTCCTGTTTATCGGGGATTGCTCTCATCACCGTCGCCTGTAACAGCCCAAGCGATATCATCGGCTTTCTGGCGCTGGGAGTACTGGCTATCGTTGCGGCCATCACTTACACCGTGGGAACCAAACCCTATGGCTATATGGGGCTGGGCGATCTTTCCGTCCTGATTTTTTTTGGCTGGCTGAGTGTCATTGGCACCTATTACCTGCAAGCCAATACTTTTGATCTGAGTACCGTGCTGCCAGCAACCGCCTGTGGCTTACTCTCCGTGGCAGTCTTGAATATTAATAACTTGCGCGATATAGAAAGTGATCGCCAAAATGGTAAAAATACGCTGGCCGTCAGGCTGGGAGCAAAAAAAGCCCGCTATTACCACGCAGCTCTGCTGATCTGTGCCATCCTCTGTCTTGCCGCCTTTACACTCCTGCACCTGAAGAGCTGGTCTGGCTGGTTATTCCTGCTCGCCGTTCCCCTGCTGTTGAAGCATATGTGGAAGGTACTGCACGATCAGACATCAGAAGGCATGCGCCCAATGCTGGTACAAATGGTCAAAGCCGCATTATTGACTAATGTTCTGTTTTCCATCGGATTGGTATTTAATTAAGCGAGTAAGTATCAGTTTTACACATAAGTTTTAAGATTGATGATTTTGCCAACACTAGCTTGAAAAGGATATACTGTCTGTCCTTTGCATAAACCAGACGTAAATCCCATGAAATATGATACTTCCGAACTTTGTGATATCTATCAAGAAGATGTGAACGTGGTAGAACCTTTATTCTCCAACTTTGGTGGACGTACTTCATTTGGTGGTCAAATCATCACGGTGAAATGCTTTGAAGACAATGGCCTGCTTTATGATGTGCTGGAAGAAAATGGCAGTGGCCGTATTTTACTCGTTGATGGTGGCGGGTCTGTCCGCAAAGCGCTGGTTGATGCCGGGCTGGCTCAGCTTGCCGTCAGCAATGAGTGGGAAGGCATTGTTGTCTATGGTGCAGTACGTCAGGTCGATTCCCTTGCAGAGCTTGATATCGGCATTCAGGCGATGGCTGCGATCCCAGCAGGCTCTAACAGTGAAGGCATCGGAGAAAGTGATATCAGGGTGAATTTTGGCGGAGTGACTTTCTTTTCCGGCGATTATCTCTACGCTGATAATACTGGCATGATTTTATCAGATGTCCCGTTGGAAATTGACGAAGAAGATGATGAAGTATGATCACTTCATCATCTATTATGTCAAAATGTTAAAGAGGGCGTATTCATCGCCCTTCTCAACAAAACGGCAATACTGATTTACTGCACATCTTCCATTTTACCCAGCAAAGTCCGCAAACGTTCTTGCCACGCCAGTTGTTCCTGTTTGAACTGTTCATTCTCACGCACCAACGAGTCGTGGCTACTTGCCGCACTTTGGATATCCTGAGACAACGCTGCGTTCCTTTCTTTCAGTTCTTCAATTTCCATTTGCAGGAGAGTTATGGTATCAATCGCCTGCTGAACTTTAGATTCTAGCTTTTCAAAAACTTCAAATGACATTCTCGAGCCCTCTTTTAAGCAATTCCTTGATTGTATTTAGCCAGTTAAGGCCTGTCTAGTTTCATCCTTTCAATGTTCGTTATAACGAGAAATATAGTGACTAATCCGAAATGCAAGCGAGATCACATTTCCATGATGAACAAAACCCCAGTCAAATGCGAATTCGCTCATTTTGTTGACGCAACACGCAGATTTCAATTTCGCTATTTCTCGTTTACGCTCATTAACGATAAATTCACAGTCATCTTTCTTTTAAGAAAAGAAAGCACTAATAATTAATTTCCTCTGTTCTTTTTTATAGGATCTAGAAATGAGCCAGACCACCACACCAACATTATCAGGTCAATGCATTTCAGAATTTTTGGGTACTGCATTGCTCGTTTTCTTCGGCTTAGGCTGCGTTGCCGCTGCCCGACTGGCAGGTGCACAACTGGGGCTATGGGAAATCAGCATTATCTGGGGCTTCGGTGTTGCCCTCGCTGTTTATCTGACTGCCGGAATTTCAGGTGCACACCTCAATCCCGCAGTCACCATCGCCTTATGCCTTTTTGCCAGTTTTGACAGAAAAAAAGTGCTCCCTTACATCATTGCCCAAATGCTCGGCGGATTTGCCGCTGCCGCCATTGTCTATATGATGTATTACAACCTTTTCCTTGATTATGAGCAAGTTCACAACATTGTTCGTGGTTCACAGGAAAGCCTTTTCACGGCTGGTGTATTCTCCACTTATCCTGCGTCACAGCTATCTGTATTACACGCGTTTATTGTCGAGATTATCATTGCAGCTGTCTTACTTTGCCTGATTCTGGCACTGACAGACGATGGCAATGGCATTCCGCGCGGCCCAATGGCTCCGCTGTTAATCGGCATTTTGATTGCCGTTATCGGTGGTTCATTTGGTTCTTTGACCGGATTTGCTCTGAACCCAGCCCGTGATTTTGGCCCTAAACTAGTCGCTTATTTAGCTGGCTGGGGAGATATTGCCCTGACAGGAGGCAGAGACATTCCTTATTGTCTTGTGCCGTTGGTAGCCCCCTTCATTGGTGCAATTCTAGGCGCACTCGGTTATCGAAAACTGATTGCCCGCCATTTACCGCGTGCGGTGTAAAGTTGCCATATTGAAAAATGGCAGCAAATAAAAATAAAAAATGAATAAATTAAATACCAGGTTATCATTATGACAATAGAAAATATCACTGAAAAAAAATATATCGTCGCCCTCGATCAAGGGACAACCAGTTCACGAGCTGTCGTACTCGATCACGATGCCAATATTGTCTGTATTTCACAGCGTGAATTCCCGCAAATCTACCCCAAACCAGGCTGGGTAGAGCACGACCCAATGGAAATCTGGGCCAGCCAAAGCTCAACATTGGTCGAAGTGCTGGCAAAATCTGATATCAGTTCAGATCAAATTGCCAGCATAGGGATCACTAACCAGCGAGAAACAACGATTGTCTGGGAAAAAGAAACAGGTAGGCCAGTTTATAACGCGATTGTATGGCAATGTCGCCGAACAGCAGATATTTGTACCAAATTAAAACAAAAAGAAGGATTAGAAGAATATATCCGCCACAATACTGGCTTGGTTGTCGATCCTTACTTCTCCGGAACAAAAATAAAATGGATTCTGGATAATGTAGAAGGCATCCGC
Coding sequences within it:
- a CDS encoding MIP/aquaporin family protein, encoding MSQTTTPTLSGQCISEFLGTALLVFFGLGCVAAARLAGAQLGLWEISIIWGFGVALAVYLTAGISGAHLNPAVTIALCLFASFDRKKVLPYIIAQMLGGFAAAAIVYMMYYNLFLDYEQVHNIVRGSQESLFTAGVFSTYPASQLSVLHAFIVEIIIAAVLLCLILALTDDGNGIPRGPMAPLLIGILIAVIGGSFGSLTGFALNPARDFGPKLVAYLAGWGDIALTGGRDIPYCLVPLVAPFIGAILGALGYRKLIARHLPRAV
- the hslU gene encoding HslU--HslV peptidase ATPase subunit — encoded protein: MSEMTPREIVSELDNHIIGQDKAKRAVAIALRNRWRRMQLDETLRHEVTPKNILMIGPTGVGKTEIARRLAKLANAPFIKVEATKFTEVGYVGKEVDSIIRDLTDAAVKMVRLQSIEKNRYRAEELAEERILDVLLPPAKNNWGQTETQSEPSTARQAFRKKLREGQLDDKEIEIDVASAPVGVEIMAPPGMEEMTNQLQSMFQNLAGQKQKTRKMKIKDAFKLLVEEEAAKLVNPEELKQQAIDAVEQHGIVFIDEIDKICKRGQTSGPDVSREGVQRDLLPLVEGCTVSTKHGMVKTDHILFIASGAFQVSSPSDLIPELQGRLPIRVELQALTTEDFERILTEPNASLTEQYKALMATEGMNIDFTTDGIRKLAEAAWRVNETTENIGARRLYTVLERMMEDISFDASERQGHSVEINADYVKEHLDELVADEDLSRFIL
- the zapB gene encoding cell division protein ZapB produces the protein MSFEVFEKLESKVQQAIDTITLLQMEIEELKERNAALSQDIQSAASSHDSLVRENEQFKQEQLAWQERLRTLLGKMEDVQ
- the rraA gene encoding ribonuclease E activity regulator RraA, with amino-acid sequence MKYDTSELCDIYQEDVNVVEPLFSNFGGRTSFGGQIITVKCFEDNGLLYDVLEENGSGRILLVDGGGSVRKALVDAGLAQLAVSNEWEGIVVYGAVRQVDSLAELDIGIQAMAAIPAGSNSEGIGESDIRVNFGGVTFFSGDYLYADNTGMILSDVPLEIDEEDDEV
- a CDS encoding 1,4-dihydroxy-2-naphthoate polyprenyltransferase; the encoded protein is MNSTTSISQMQAWLESLRPKTLPLAVAAVVSGSALAAWTGHFKWPVALLALLTAALLQILSNLANDYGDVAKGSDTEKRIGPMRGMQKGVITAEQMKTALKITVLTSCLSGIALITVACNSPSDIIGFLALGVLAIVAAITYTVGTKPYGYMGLGDLSVLIFFGWLSVIGTYYLQANTFDLSTVLPATACGLLSVAVLNINNLRDIESDRQNGKNTLAVRLGAKKARYYHAALLICAILCLAAFTLLHLKSWSGWLFLLAVPLLLKHMWKVLHDQTSEGMRPMLVQMVKAALLTNVLFSIGLVFN